Proteins from one Gloeocapsa sp. DLM2.Bin57 genomic window:
- a CDS encoding L-lactate permease, whose amino-acid sequence MPIAIYSLLAFAPILTAFLLLAVANRPANQGMPIAYLVTVILCILVWEVPLNQIAAATFQGLIVALEIVYIVFGAILLLNVLQESGAISKIRQSLLGVSSDRRVQVILIAWLLGCFIEGASGFGSTAVVCVPLLVAIGFPGMAAVLAALLVQPTAASFGAVGTPFIIGVNNGLEGINAVTTEVERLGLSFSEYIDLIGAQTGIVQGLIGTFIPLALVLILTTTFGENKSWRDGLPVAGFAIFAGLALAIPYVLTAILLGPAFPSLFGSLIAMIIVIPAAKQGFLLPKQTWDFPDRSQWSPAWIGSKNSEITPGKAQMTGLLPWIPYVMLGVFLYLSRSRFLPLRDWLQAVQISFSDILLYRIKDYAVGFLSFTFRDD is encoded by the coding sequence ATGCCAATAGCTATCTACTCACTATTGGCCTTTGCACCGATTTTAACAGCTTTTTTATTGCTAGCGGTAGCTAATCGTCCTGCTAATCAAGGAATGCCTATCGCTTATCTAGTCACGGTAATTCTCTGTATATTAGTCTGGGAAGTTCCCTTAAATCAAATCGCCGCAGCAACCTTTCAAGGATTAATTGTAGCCCTAGAAATCGTTTATATCGTTTTTGGAGCTATTCTACTCTTAAATGTTTTACAAGAATCAGGAGCAATTAGCAAGATTAGACAAAGTTTATTAGGAGTTAGTAGCGATCGCCGTGTGCAAGTTATCCTGATTGCTTGGTTATTGGGTTGCTTTATCGAAGGAGCGTCAGGATTTGGTAGTACAGCGGTTGTTTGTGTACCTTTATTAGTAGCGATCGGCTTCCCGGGAATGGCTGCAGTATTAGCCGCGTTATTAGTACAACCTACAGCGGCTTCATTTGGTGCAGTAGGTACACCTTTTATTATTGGGGTTAACAATGGTTTAGAAGGAATAAACGCGGTTACCACAGAAGTGGAAAGACTAGGGTTAAGTTTTTCGGAATATATCGACCTGATAGGTGCTCAAACAGGTATAGTTCAAGGGTTGATCGGGACGTTTATTCCTTTGGCGTTAGTATTGATACTTACGACTACTTTTGGGGAAAATAAATCTTGGCGAGATGGTTTACCCGTTGCAGGATTTGCTATATTCGCAGGTTTAGCTTTAGCTATTCCTTATGTATTAACAGCTATTTTGCTAGGTCCTGCTTTTCCTTCTCTATTTGGGAGTTTAATAGCGATGATTATCGTTATTCCCGCAGCGAAACAAGGATTTTTATTACCTAAACAAACCTGGGATTTTCCCGATCGCTCCCAATGGTCACCAGCTTGGATAGGAAGTAAAAACAGTGAAATTACCCCAGGGAAGGCGCAAATGACTGGTTTACTCCCTTGGATTCCTTATGTAATGTTAGGGGTCTTTCTCTATCTGTCTCGTTCTCGTTTTCTTCCCCTGAGAGATTGGTTACAAGCTGTACAAATATCCTTTAGTGACATACTCCTATACCGAATCAAAGATTACGCTGTAGGCTTCTTATCTTTCACCTTCAGAGATGATTGA
- a CDS encoding 2-hydroxyacid dehydrogenase has product MKIAFFSSKPYDRQSFEKINVNYHHDLTFFEGLLNSQTASLAAGFPAVCIFVNDVADAATLEILAAGGTKVLALRSAGFNNVDLAKARELDIKVLRVPAYSPHAVAELAAGLVLMLNRKLYRAYNRVRDDNFTLDGLLGFDLYGSTVGIIGTGQIGMVFSQIMQGFGCYLLAYDPYPNEELQKICPSARYVDLPELLSNSDIISLHCPLLPSTHYLINQETIGQMKPGVMLINTSRGALVDTAAAIAGIKSGQIGYLGIDVYEEEESLFFQDWSDDIIQDDTFQLLQSFPNVVITAHQGFFTENALASIADTTLNNVTDFEQGKILKNQVEYKSCQ; this is encoded by the coding sequence ATGAAAATAGCCTTTTTTAGCAGTAAACCCTACGATCGCCAATCCTTTGAGAAAATCAATGTTAATTATCACCACGATTTAACCTTTTTTGAAGGTCTCCTCAACTCTCAAACTGCGAGTCTAGCTGCAGGATTTCCGGCGGTGTGTATCTTTGTCAACGACGTTGCTGACGCTGCCACCTTAGAGATTCTCGCTGCTGGTGGAACTAAAGTACTCGCCTTACGTTCAGCGGGTTTTAACAACGTTGACTTAGCTAAAGCCAGGGAATTAGACATCAAAGTATTGCGCGTTCCCGCTTACTCTCCCCACGCTGTAGCTGAATTAGCCGCGGGTTTAGTACTGATGCTCAATCGTAAACTTTATCGAGCTTATAACCGCGTCAGAGACGATAATTTTACCCTAGACGGGTTATTGGGGTTTGATTTGTATGGCTCTACCGTAGGTATAATTGGTACTGGTCAAATTGGCATGGTATTTTCCCAAATTATGCAGGGTTTTGGTTGTTACCTCTTAGCTTACGATCCCTATCCTAACGAAGAATTACAGAAAATTTGCCCTAGTGCTCGTTATGTAGATTTACCTGAACTACTGAGTAATTCTGATATTATCTCTCTACATTGTCCTTTGCTACCTAGTACTCATTATCTGATTAATCAAGAAACCATAGGGCAAATGAAACCAGGTGTGATGTTAATTAATACTAGTCGTGGTGCTTTAGTAGATACAGCTGCTGCGATCGCGGGGATTAAATCAGGTCAAATTGGTTATCTCGGTATCGATGTTTACGAGGAAGAAGAATCACTATTTTTCCAAGATTGGTCAGATGACATTATCCAAGATGATACCTTTCAATTATTGCAATCATTTCCTAATGTGGTAATTACAGCTCATCAGGGATTCTTCACAGAAAATGCTTTAGCTAGTATCGCTGATACGACTCTGAACAATGTTACTGATTTTGAACAGGGGAAAATTCTTAAAAATCAAGTAGAATATAAATCATGCCAATAG
- a CDS encoding transaldolase produces the protein MSKNLLEQLKELTSVVADTGDLQAIRKFAPKDATTNPSLISTAAQMPEYREIVDETLLKAKKDAGATATDAEILSSAYASLAVSFGKRILEIVPDRVSVQADPRLSHDTEATIKQSRYLLNEFVKDGVPAERVMIKIASTWEGICAAKVLEKEGIQCNMTLLFGIHQAIACAEIDATIISPYVGRILDWYVKNTGKQYHGADDPGVQSVTGIYNYYKKFGYQTEVMGASFRNLGEIIELAGCDLLTIAPTHLAQLAETTGQLTRKLDPAKTVEMNIEKMTIDEAKFTKMHAENVMATEKLAEGIAGFSKSLECLEKFMANRLAELESGAKVGSLATGIFEAYDLDGDGLITREEWLGLDAVFDALDLDGDGKITPEEMIAGLGATFQLAAV, from the coding sequence ATGTCCAAAAATCTGCTCGAACAACTTAAAGAATTAACCTCTGTGGTTGCTGATACAGGAGATCTTCAAGCTATTAGAAAATTTGCTCCTAAAGACGCTACTACTAATCCTTCCCTAATTTCTACAGCAGCACAAATGCCAGAATATCGGGAAATCGTCGATGAGACTTTATTAAAAGCTAAAAAAGATGCAGGCGCAACAGCTACAGATGCTGAAATACTCTCATCAGCTTATGCTAGTTTAGCGGTATCTTTTGGTAAAAGGATTTTAGAGATTGTACCCGATCGCGTTTCGGTTCAAGCAGATCCCCGTTTATCCCACGACACTGAAGCTACAATCAAACAAAGTCGTTATTTACTTAATGAATTCGTTAAAGACGGTGTACCCGCAGAAAGGGTAATGATTAAAATCGCTTCCACTTGGGAGGGAATTTGTGCAGCCAAAGTGCTAGAAAAAGAAGGTATTCAGTGTAATATGACCCTCTTATTTGGCATTCACCAAGCGATCGCCTGTGCAGAAATTGACGCAACCATCATCTCACCTTATGTAGGACGTATCCTTGATTGGTACGTTAAAAATACAGGTAAACAGTATCATGGAGCAGATGATCCAGGAGTACAATCAGTAACAGGTATCTATAATTACTACAAAAAATTTGGTTACCAAACCGAAGTAATGGGAGCAAGCTTCCGTAATCTTGGAGAAATCATCGAATTAGCAGGATGTGATTTATTGACGATCGCCCCTACTCATCTAGCCCAATTGGCGGAAACTACAGGACAATTAACCCGTAAACTCGATCCTGCTAAAACTGTAGAGATGAACATCGAGAAAATGACTATAGATGAAGCCAAATTTACCAAAATGCACGCAGAAAACGTGATGGCGACGGAAAAATTAGCCGAAGGTATTGCAGGATTCAGCAAATCCCTAGAATGTCTAGAAAAATTCATGGCAAATCGTCTCGCTGAATTAGAAAGCGGTGCTAAAGTAGGCTCTCTAGCTACTGGTATCTTTGAAGCTTACGATCTCGACGGGGATGGTTTAATCACTCGGGAAGAATGGTTAGGATTAGACGCTGTCTTTGATGCACTTGATTTAGATGGAGATGGTAAAATTACTCCTGAAGAAATGATAGCTGGATTAGGTGCTACTTTCCAACTAGCTGCTGTTTAG
- the mtnC gene encoding acireductone synthase, which yields MISAIITDIEGTTSSLSFVKDTLFPYARQRIGEYLRANASIPAIEVQLAEIRRLTHQPQLSLEEIITLLKQWIDEDQKITPLKNIQGLIWEEGYQQGIYQGHIYSDAVAKLQQWFSENITLCVYSSGSVSAQKLLFAHTKYGDLTPLFSAYFDTNIGAKIDSNSYQSISQSLRILPAETLFLSDVEKELDAAKAAGFQTRWLVREGEINSHASHLQVKDFWAIELT from the coding sequence ATGATTAGTGCTATTATTACTGATATAGAAGGTACAACATCTTCTCTTTCTTTTGTTAAGGATACTTTATTCCCTTATGCCCGTCAACGCATTGGAGAATATTTACGTGCTAACGCTAGCATACCAGCAATAGAAGTCCAATTAGCCGAAATTCGCCGTCTGACTCATCAACCGCAACTATCTTTAGAAGAGATCATTACTCTACTCAAACAATGGATAGATGAAGATCAAAAAATTACCCCACTTAAAAATATTCAGGGATTAATCTGGGAGGAAGGTTATCAACAAGGAATTTATCAAGGACATATCTACTCTGATGCAGTAGCTAAATTGCAACAATGGTTTAGTGAAAATATTACTTTATGTGTATATTCTTCTGGTTCAGTATCAGCGCAAAAACTGTTATTTGCTCATACTAAATATGGTGATTTAACTCCTCTCTTTTCTGCTTATTTTGATACTAATATTGGTGCTAAGATAGATAGTAATTCTTATCAAAGCATCTCTCAATCTTTACGGATATTGCCAGCAGAAACACTCTTTCTTTCTGATGTGGAAAAAGAGTTAGACGCAGCCAAAGCAGCAGGATTTCAAACTAGATGGTTAGTGAGGGAAGGAGAAATTAATAGTCATGCTAGTCATCTACAGGTAAAAGATTTTTGGGCAATTGAGTTAACCTGA